The Phycisphaeraceae bacterium genome has a window encoding:
- a CDS encoding redoxin domain-containing protein: MTSRIPVLSLLPAALVASCLAAAPFAQDDKKSEVNPRWLEKMDNLDRSLLDENIGYAAPEMPTGLEWKETDKPLSWEGLRGKVVVVQSWTTKDSPGRAAIERAENVLKPFGEQVVVIGLHTPDGADAAEKFLKQREMTMPIILDREGKFCDEFGFFRKPANVVIDRHGIIRYAGLNPNGLREAVKGLIDEAFDPEKKGEPRPAPELKDTSDIEWPPHNTGRLSAANVQGKKGPALFAETWVSAQPDLTGKVVIIDFSATWCPPCRASFPHMSQLQEKFRGSLEIIAITNETPQAFRDGLTKYNIAPASIKFSVASDPATRTMKAVNGNAWPHALVLSADWVVRWQGHPAELNEQTLRQIIAANSSMAGTTLSRYRWSGGK; encoded by the coding sequence ATGACCTCACGAATCCCGGTTCTGTCGCTGCTGCCCGCCGCACTGGTCGCGTCTTGTCTGGCCGCGGCGCCGTTCGCGCAGGACGACAAGAAGTCCGAAGTGAATCCGCGGTGGCTGGAGAAAATGGACAATCTGGATCGGAGTCTGCTCGATGAAAACATCGGCTACGCCGCGCCTGAGATGCCCACCGGGCTGGAGTGGAAGGAAACCGACAAGCCCCTGTCGTGGGAAGGCCTTCGAGGCAAGGTGGTCGTGGTGCAGTCGTGGACGACGAAGGACAGCCCCGGCCGAGCCGCCATCGAGCGGGCGGAGAACGTGCTCAAACCCTTCGGCGAGCAGGTGGTGGTCATCGGGCTGCATACGCCTGACGGCGCGGATGCCGCGGAGAAGTTCCTCAAGCAGCGCGAAATGACCATGCCGATCATCCTCGACCGCGAGGGCAAGTTCTGCGACGAGTTCGGTTTCTTCCGGAAGCCCGCCAACGTGGTGATCGACAGGCATGGCATCATCCGTTACGCCGGGCTGAACCCCAACGGCCTGCGCGAGGCGGTGAAGGGGTTGATTGATGAAGCATTCGACCCGGAGAAGAAGGGCGAGCCGCGCCCGGCGCCGGAGTTGAAGGACACGTCCGACATCGAGTGGCCCCCTCACAACACTGGGCGACTGAGCGCCGCCAACGTCCAGGGCAAGAAGGGACCAGCCCTGTTCGCCGAGACGTGGGTGAGCGCGCAACCAGACCTCACGGGCAAGGTGGTGATCATCGACTTCTCGGCCACGTGGTGCCCCCCCTGCCGCGCGTCCTTCCCGCACATGAGCCAGTTGCAGGAGAAATTCCGCGGCTCACTGGAGATCATCGCCATCACCAACGAGACGCCGCAGGCCTTCCGCGACGGGCTGACGAAGTACAACATCGCCCCGGCGTCGATCAAGTTCAGCGTCGCCAGCGACCCCGCCACCCGCACCATGAAGGCCGTGAACGGCAACGCCTGGCCGCACGCCCTCGTCCTCAGCGCCGACTGGGTCGTCCGCTGGCAGGGCCACCCGGCGGAACTCAACGAGCAGACGCTGCGCCAGATCATCGCGGCCAACAGTTCCATGGCGGGAACCACGCTCTCCCGCTACCGTTGGAGCGGAGGGAAGTGA